In the genome of Ctenopharyngodon idella isolate HZGC_01 chromosome 19, HZGC01, whole genome shotgun sequence, one region contains:
- the si:dkey-211g8.4 gene encoding barrier-to-autointegration factor, translated as MTTSQKHRRFCSEPMGDKLVYELPGIGPVLGGRLQNRGIIRARDVLGRFLVLNKDEWKFKNWLRDSCGANAKQQRDCYNCMREWTSNNL; from the coding sequence ATGACAACGTCCCAAAAACACAGACGTTTCTGTTCTGAGCCGATGGGGGATAAACTTGTATATGAGCTTCCTGGAATTGGTCCTGTGCTGGGCGGAAGACTGCAGAACAGGGGTATAATAAGAGCGCGAGATGTCCTGGGGCGATTCCTGGTCTTGAACAAGGATGAGTGGAAGTTTAAGAACTGGCTTAGAGACTCATGTGGGGCAAATGCAAAGCAGCAGAGGGACTGTTACAACTGTATGAGGGAATGGACAAGTAATAATTTGTAA
- the usf2 gene encoding upstream stimulatory factor 2 isoform X2, with protein sequence MWFDQKPGLDRSGHLRKITTRHICDSLCWCDQGKNVYFVTLHVKCFEFTQGQILNRKEDTSHEKQETEEVVQLQEGEGVGAEEQAAVTIASVQQAAAFADHNVQYQFRTENTGGQVTYRVVQVTEDHLEAAGDGGAAVSVVSTAAFAGAQQAVAQAVIQNPFSNGGSPAGETVGGETRFAYFPAATVSDGTATAVSVQATSDPTLTQAGGQFYVMMSPPDVLQTGTPRTIAPRTHTYSTKIDGPRAPRDERRRAQHNEVERRRRDKINNWIVTLSKIIPDCNMDNTKTGASKGGILSKACDYIRELRQTNQRLQESYKEVERIQVDNELLRQQIEDLKNDNALLRAQLQQHGLEISETTSQ encoded by the exons ATGTGGTTTGACCAAAAACCCGGATTGGATCGCAGCGGTCACCTGAGAAAAATCACCACTCGTCATATTTGCGATTCCTTGTGCTGGTGTGACCAAGGGAAAAACGTTTATTTTGTAACGTTAcatgttaaatgttttgaatttacACAAGGACAGATTTTAAATCGTAAGGAAGACACAAG TCACGagaaacaggaaactgaggaGGTTGTTCAGCTGCAAGAGG GAGAGGGGGTGGGGGCGGAGGAGCAGGCAGCGGTTACCATAGCGAGTGTCCAGCAAGCAGCAGCGTTTGCAGACCACAATGTTCAGTACCAGTTTCGGACAGAGAACACTGGTGGACAG GTGACGTATCGTGTGGTCCAGGTAACAGAGGACCATTTGGAGGCGGCAGGAGATGGAGGTGCGGCAGTCAGTGTAGTGTCCACGGCCGCCTTTGCGGGTGCACAGCAAGCAGTAGCACAG GCTGTCATCCAGAACCCTTTTAGTAATGGAGGCAGTCCAGCAGGGGAAACAGTGGGGGGAGAGACACGCTTCGCCTACTTCCCAGCAGCAACTGTCAGTGACGGTACAGCTACGGCCGTCTCAGTGCAGGCCACGTCTGATCCAACCCTCACACAGGCTGGAG GTCAGTTTTACGTGATGATGAGTCCACCAGATGTTTTACAAACTGGAACACCCCGGACCATCGCCCCTCGTACGCACACTTACTCTAC GAAGATTGATGGCCCCCGGGCACCTCGTGATGAGAGGAGGAGAGCACAGCACAATGAAG tGGAAAGGAGAAGAAGAGACAAAATCAACAACTGGATTGTCACACTGTCTAAAATCATCCCAGACTGCAATATGGACAATACCAAAACAGGAGCA AGTAAAGGAGGCATCCTGTCTAAAGCATGCGACTACATTAGAGAACTCCGACAGACTAACCAGAGGCTGCAGGAGAGCTACAAGGAGGTGGAGAGAATACAAGTGGACAATGAGCTACTAAGACAACAG ATTGAAGACCTGAAGAATGACAACGCACTGCTCAGAGCTCAACTACAACAGCATGGCCTGGAAATCAGTGAAACTACTTcacagtga
- the usf2 gene encoding upstream stimulatory factor 2 isoform X1: MWFDQKPGLDRSGHLRKITTRHICDSLCWCDQGKNVYFVTLHVKCFEFTQGQILNRKEDTSHEKQETEEVVQLQEGEGVGAEEQAAVTIASVQQAAAFADHNVQYQFRTENTGGQVTYRVVQVTEDHLEAAGDGGAAVSVVSTAAFAGAQQAVAQAVIQNPFSNGGSPAGETVGGETRFAYFPAATVSDGTATAVSVQATSDPTLTQAGGQFYVMMSPPDVLQTGTPRTIAPRTHTYSTDLGEHETLQHSRSDWKIDGPRAPRDERRRAQHNEVERRRRDKINNWIVTLSKIIPDCNMDNTKTGASKGGILSKACDYIRELRQTNQRLQESYKEVERIQVDNELLRQQIEDLKNDNALLRAQLQQHGLEISETTSQ, from the exons ATGTGGTTTGACCAAAAACCCGGATTGGATCGCAGCGGTCACCTGAGAAAAATCACCACTCGTCATATTTGCGATTCCTTGTGCTGGTGTGACCAAGGGAAAAACGTTTATTTTGTAACGTTAcatgttaaatgttttgaatttacACAAGGACAGATTTTAAATCGTAAGGAAGACACAAG TCACGagaaacaggaaactgaggaGGTTGTTCAGCTGCAAGAGG GAGAGGGGGTGGGGGCGGAGGAGCAGGCAGCGGTTACCATAGCGAGTGTCCAGCAAGCAGCAGCGTTTGCAGACCACAATGTTCAGTACCAGTTTCGGACAGAGAACACTGGTGGACAG GTGACGTATCGTGTGGTCCAGGTAACAGAGGACCATTTGGAGGCGGCAGGAGATGGAGGTGCGGCAGTCAGTGTAGTGTCCACGGCCGCCTTTGCGGGTGCACAGCAAGCAGTAGCACAG GCTGTCATCCAGAACCCTTTTAGTAATGGAGGCAGTCCAGCAGGGGAAACAGTGGGGGGAGAGACACGCTTCGCCTACTTCCCAGCAGCAACTGTCAGTGACGGTACAGCTACGGCCGTCTCAGTGCAGGCCACGTCTGATCCAACCCTCACACAGGCTGGAG GTCAGTTTTACGTGATGATGAGTCCACCAGATGTTTTACAAACTGGAACACCCCGGACCATCGCCCCTCGTACGCACACTTACTCTAC AGACCTTGGTGAACATGAGACTCTTCAACACAGCAGATCAGACTG GAAGATTGATGGCCCCCGGGCACCTCGTGATGAGAGGAGGAGAGCACAGCACAATGAAG tGGAAAGGAGAAGAAGAGACAAAATCAACAACTGGATTGTCACACTGTCTAAAATCATCCCAGACTGCAATATGGACAATACCAAAACAGGAGCA AGTAAAGGAGGCATCCTGTCTAAAGCATGCGACTACATTAGAGAACTCCGACAGACTAACCAGAGGCTGCAGGAGAGCTACAAGGAGGTGGAGAGAATACAAGTGGACAATGAGCTACTAAGACAACAG ATTGAAGACCTGAAGAATGACAACGCACTGCTCAGAGCTCAACTACAACAGCATGGCCTGGAAATCAGTGAAACTACTTcacagtga
- the usf2 gene encoding upstream stimulatory factor 2 isoform X4 → MDMLEQSLDTSTSHEKQETEEVVQLQEGEGVGAEEQAAVTIASVQQAAAFADHNVQYQFRTENTGGQVTYRVVQVTEDHLEAAGDGGAAVSVVSTAAFAGAQQAVAQAVIQNPFSNGGSPAGETVGGETRFAYFPAATVSDGTATAVSVQATSDPTLTQAGGQFYVMMSPPDVLQTGTPRTIAPRTHTYSTKIDGPRAPRDERRRAQHNEVERRRRDKINNWIVTLSKIIPDCNMDNTKTGASKGGILSKACDYIRELRQTNQRLQESYKEVERIQVDNELLRQQIEDLKNDNALLRAQLQQHGLEISETTSQ, encoded by the exons ATGGATATGCTCGAACAGAGCTTGGACACCTCGACGAG TCACGagaaacaggaaactgaggaGGTTGTTCAGCTGCAAGAGG GAGAGGGGGTGGGGGCGGAGGAGCAGGCAGCGGTTACCATAGCGAGTGTCCAGCAAGCAGCAGCGTTTGCAGACCACAATGTTCAGTACCAGTTTCGGACAGAGAACACTGGTGGACAG GTGACGTATCGTGTGGTCCAGGTAACAGAGGACCATTTGGAGGCGGCAGGAGATGGAGGTGCGGCAGTCAGTGTAGTGTCCACGGCCGCCTTTGCGGGTGCACAGCAAGCAGTAGCACAG GCTGTCATCCAGAACCCTTTTAGTAATGGAGGCAGTCCAGCAGGGGAAACAGTGGGGGGAGAGACACGCTTCGCCTACTTCCCAGCAGCAACTGTCAGTGACGGTACAGCTACGGCCGTCTCAGTGCAGGCCACGTCTGATCCAACCCTCACACAGGCTGGAG GTCAGTTTTACGTGATGATGAGTCCACCAGATGTTTTACAAACTGGAACACCCCGGACCATCGCCCCTCGTACGCACACTTACTCTAC GAAGATTGATGGCCCCCGGGCACCTCGTGATGAGAGGAGGAGAGCACAGCACAATGAAG tGGAAAGGAGAAGAAGAGACAAAATCAACAACTGGATTGTCACACTGTCTAAAATCATCCCAGACTGCAATATGGACAATACCAAAACAGGAGCA AGTAAAGGAGGCATCCTGTCTAAAGCATGCGACTACATTAGAGAACTCCGACAGACTAACCAGAGGCTGCAGGAGAGCTACAAGGAGGTGGAGAGAATACAAGTGGACAATGAGCTACTAAGACAACAG ATTGAAGACCTGAAGAATGACAACGCACTGCTCAGAGCTCAACTACAACAGCATGGCCTGGAAATCAGTGAAACTACTTcacagtga
- the usf2 gene encoding upstream stimulatory factor 2 isoform X3, protein MDMLEQSLDTSTSHEKQETEEVVQLQEGEGVGAEEQAAVTIASVQQAAAFADHNVQYQFRTENTGGQVTYRVVQVTEDHLEAAGDGGAAVSVVSTAAFAGAQQAVAQAVIQNPFSNGGSPAGETVGGETRFAYFPAATVSDGTATAVSVQATSDPTLTQAGGQFYVMMSPPDVLQTGTPRTIAPRTHTYSTDLGEHETLQHSRSDWKIDGPRAPRDERRRAQHNEVERRRRDKINNWIVTLSKIIPDCNMDNTKTGASKGGILSKACDYIRELRQTNQRLQESYKEVERIQVDNELLRQQIEDLKNDNALLRAQLQQHGLEISETTSQ, encoded by the exons ATGGATATGCTCGAACAGAGCTTGGACACCTCGACGAG TCACGagaaacaggaaactgaggaGGTTGTTCAGCTGCAAGAGG GAGAGGGGGTGGGGGCGGAGGAGCAGGCAGCGGTTACCATAGCGAGTGTCCAGCAAGCAGCAGCGTTTGCAGACCACAATGTTCAGTACCAGTTTCGGACAGAGAACACTGGTGGACAG GTGACGTATCGTGTGGTCCAGGTAACAGAGGACCATTTGGAGGCGGCAGGAGATGGAGGTGCGGCAGTCAGTGTAGTGTCCACGGCCGCCTTTGCGGGTGCACAGCAAGCAGTAGCACAG GCTGTCATCCAGAACCCTTTTAGTAATGGAGGCAGTCCAGCAGGGGAAACAGTGGGGGGAGAGACACGCTTCGCCTACTTCCCAGCAGCAACTGTCAGTGACGGTACAGCTACGGCCGTCTCAGTGCAGGCCACGTCTGATCCAACCCTCACACAGGCTGGAG GTCAGTTTTACGTGATGATGAGTCCACCAGATGTTTTACAAACTGGAACACCCCGGACCATCGCCCCTCGTACGCACACTTACTCTAC AGACCTTGGTGAACATGAGACTCTTCAACACAGCAGATCAGACTG GAAGATTGATGGCCCCCGGGCACCTCGTGATGAGAGGAGGAGAGCACAGCACAATGAAG tGGAAAGGAGAAGAAGAGACAAAATCAACAACTGGATTGTCACACTGTCTAAAATCATCCCAGACTGCAATATGGACAATACCAAAACAGGAGCA AGTAAAGGAGGCATCCTGTCTAAAGCATGCGACTACATTAGAGAACTCCGACAGACTAACCAGAGGCTGCAGGAGAGCTACAAGGAGGTGGAGAGAATACAAGTGGACAATGAGCTACTAAGACAACAG ATTGAAGACCTGAAGAATGACAACGCACTGCTCAGAGCTCAACTACAACAGCATGGCCTGGAAATCAGTGAAACTACTTcacagtga